A genomic segment from Acuticoccus sediminis encodes:
- a CDS encoding ABC transporter permease has translation MPGAPDPSETVDIALPPAEREATQLPTGGGFGGSRTINARRWAIFKRHRLGFSSLCIFIPLFILALFAEFIANDRPLVAMYKGEVLFPVFVDYPEEKFGGFLARTDYRDPFISEEINANGWMLWPPIRYDYRSENKNPPTALPSAPSWTFTKEERCRTLPGGVDDPACSVWTWNWLGTDDLGRDVLARAIYGFRISVIFGLVLTVLSSVIGIAAGAVQGYFGGWTDLLFQRFIEIWTSVPSLYLILIFSSVFMPSFFLLLGILLLFSWVGLVGVVRAEFLRARNFEYVAAARALGVGSVTIMRRHLLPNAMVATLTFLPFIMSGSITTLTSLDFLGLGLPPGSPSLGELLAQGKNNPSAPWLGLTGFAVLAMMLSLLIFIGEGVRDAFDPRKTFA, from the coding sequence ATGCCCGGCGCGCCCGATCCGTCGGAGACCGTCGACATCGCCCTGCCGCCCGCCGAGCGCGAGGCGACCCAGCTCCCGACCGGCGGCGGCTTCGGCGGCAGCCGGACCATCAACGCGCGGCGCTGGGCCATCTTCAAGCGGCACCGGCTCGGCTTCTCCTCGCTCTGCATCTTCATCCCGCTGTTCATCCTGGCGCTGTTCGCCGAGTTCATCGCCAACGACCGGCCCTTGGTGGCGATGTACAAGGGCGAGGTCCTCTTCCCCGTCTTCGTCGACTACCCGGAGGAGAAGTTCGGCGGCTTCCTCGCCCGCACGGACTACCGCGACCCGTTCATCAGCGAGGAGATCAACGCCAACGGCTGGATGCTCTGGCCGCCGATCCGCTACGACTACCGCTCCGAGAACAAGAACCCGCCGACCGCGCTGCCGTCCGCGCCGTCGTGGACCTTCACCAAGGAGGAGCGCTGCAGGACCCTTCCGGGCGGTGTCGACGACCCGGCCTGCTCGGTCTGGACGTGGAACTGGCTCGGCACCGACGATCTCGGCCGGGACGTGCTGGCACGGGCGATCTACGGGTTCCGCATCTCGGTCATCTTCGGCCTCGTGCTCACGGTCCTGTCGTCGGTCATCGGCATCGCCGCCGGAGCGGTCCAGGGCTACTTCGGCGGCTGGACGGACCTCCTGTTCCAGCGCTTCATCGAGATCTGGACCTCGGTGCCCTCGCTCTACCTCATCCTGATCTTCTCCTCCGTGTTCATGCCAAGCTTCTTCCTGCTGCTCGGGATCCTGCTCCTGTTCTCATGGGTCGGGCTGGTGGGCGTGGTGCGCGCCGAGTTCCTGAGGGCGCGCAACTTCGAGTATGTCGCGGCCGCCCGCGCGCTCGGCGTCGGCTCGGTCACGATCATGCGCCGGCACCTCCTGCCGAACGCGATGGTCGCGACGCTGACCTTCCTGCCGTTCATCATGTCCGGGTCGATCACGACGCTCACGTCGCTCGACTTCCTCGGCCTCGGCCTGCCGCCGGGCTCGCCGTCGCTGGGCGAGCTGCTCGCGCAGGGCAAGAACAACCCCAGCGCGCCGTGGCTGGGCCTGACCGGCTTCGCGGTGCTGGCGATGATGCTCTCGCTGCTGATCTTCATCGGCGAAGGCGTCCGCGACGCGTTCGACCCGCGCAAGACTTTCGCCTGA
- a CDS encoding microcin C ABC transporter permease YejB produces the protein MLAYIVRRLALMVPTLFGILLISFVVIQFAPGGPVEKAIAELRGTDVGSTARISGGTAAGDFAGTGQGAGGGGNSSYRGAQGIDPQLIAELERQYGFDKGPVERFWIMIKKYVTFDLGESFFRDRRVSELIVEALPVSISLGLWMTLISYVISIPLGIRKAVKAGSVFDIWTSGVIIIGYAIPGFLFAILLIILFAGGSFWSIFPLGELTSENWHELSWPARIADYFWHMTLPLIAMSTGAFATITLLTKNSFLEEIRKQYVMTARMKGLSEPQVLYGHVFRNAMLIIIAGFPGAFIGAFFTGSLLIETIFSLEGLGLLGFEAVFDRDYPIVFGTLYVFSLLALVVNLVSDLTYTLVDPRIDFESREV, from the coding sequence ATGCTCGCGTATATCGTCCGCCGCCTGGCCCTGATGGTGCCGACCCTCTTCGGCATCCTCCTCATCTCGTTCGTCGTCATCCAGTTCGCTCCGGGCGGACCCGTCGAAAAGGCCATCGCCGAGCTGCGGGGCACCGACGTCGGCTCCACCGCCCGCATCTCCGGCGGCACGGCCGCCGGCGACTTCGCCGGGACCGGGCAGGGCGCTGGCGGCGGCGGCAACAGCTCCTACCGCGGCGCCCAGGGCATCGACCCCCAGCTCATCGCCGAGCTGGAACGCCAGTACGGGTTCGACAAGGGCCCGGTCGAGCGCTTCTGGATCATGATCAAGAAGTACGTGACCTTCGACCTCGGCGAGAGCTTCTTCCGCGACCGCCGCGTCTCCGAGCTCATCGTCGAGGCGTTGCCGGTGTCGATCTCGCTCGGCCTCTGGATGACGCTGATATCGTACGTGATCTCGATCCCGCTCGGCATCCGCAAGGCGGTGAAGGCAGGGTCGGTGTTCGACATCTGGACGTCGGGCGTCATCATCATCGGCTACGCGATACCGGGCTTCCTGTTCGCGATCCTCCTGATCATCCTCTTCGCCGGCGGTTCGTTCTGGTCGATCTTCCCGCTCGGCGAGCTGACGTCGGAGAACTGGCACGAGCTCTCCTGGCCGGCGCGGATCGCGGACTATTTCTGGCACATGACGCTGCCGCTGATCGCCATGTCGACCGGCGCCTTCGCGACCATCACGCTGCTGACGAAGAACTCCTTCCTGGAGGAAATCCGCAAGCAGTACGTGATGACGGCGCGCATGAAGGGCCTCTCGGAGCCGCAGGTCCTCTACGGCCATGTCTTCCGCAACGCGATGCTGATCATCATCGCCGGCTTCCCGGGCGCCTTCATCGGCGCGTTCTTCACCGGATCGCTGCTGATCGAGACGATCTTCAGCCTGGAGGGGCTGGGCCTCCTCGGCTTCGAGGCGGTGTTCGACCGTGACTACCCGATCGTCTTCGGCACGCTCTACGTCTTCTCGCTGCTGGCGCTCGTCGTGAACCTGGTCTCCGATCTCACCTACACGCTCGTCGATCCGCGGATCGACTTCGAAAGCCGCGAGGTCTGA
- a CDS encoding extracellular solute-binding protein: protein MSGGVRLTRRRVLELAGAATALSATPWRIPRAAAAERRHALAVFGEARHPAGFAHFDYVNPDAPRGGELRLVPSSAAGNQNLQTFNTFNMFILRGDSPPLMELTHSGLMVRGLDEPDAVYGHIAEAVEIDGQRYAFVLRDGLTFSDGSPITSADVVYSFDVIRKHGHPAYAQPLTDNIASLEAPDPLTAVVTFKDGASNRMPPLIATYPVLCKAYYEANDFTAAKLDVPVTSGAYTVGEYGPGRYLNFERRKDYWGDALATGIGHNNFNRIRIDLYRERTLAFEAFKTGKENFREEFTSKVWATEYTFPAITRGDVIRRDFPDNRPAGAQGWFINTRREKFADKRVREALGWAFDFEWENQHLFYGAYTRTQSYFMNSDLMAEGEPSAAELALLEPFRDQVDPAVFGPAWTAPVSDGSGRDRNNLRRASDLLAEAGWERRNGQLVNAKGEPLVVEYLYPSEPTSERIWLPFANTLRTIGVEPRAVPVDATQYQLRIVNFDFDLMTQRFAFGPTPNDSIRQFFASSAANVSGSYNLPGIADPVVDAMLDAMMTAGTREGMVAAARVMDRVLRVGHYWIPQWYKAVHSVAYWDEFGIPEKKPHYEFPVETTWWSRNA, encoded by the coding sequence ATGAGCGGTGGCGTCCGGCTGACGCGGCGCCGCGTCCTGGAGCTTGCCGGCGCCGCCACGGCGCTTTCCGCCACCCCGTGGCGCATCCCGCGTGCCGCCGCCGCCGAGCGGCGCCACGCCCTCGCCGTCTTCGGCGAGGCGCGCCACCCGGCGGGGTTTGCCCACTTCGACTACGTGAACCCCGACGCGCCGCGCGGCGGGGAGCTGCGCCTGGTCCCGTCGTCCGCCGCCGGCAATCAGAACCTGCAGACCTTCAACACCTTCAACATGTTCATCCTGCGGGGCGATTCGCCGCCGCTGATGGAGCTGACCCACTCCGGCCTGATGGTGCGCGGGCTCGACGAGCCGGACGCCGTCTACGGCCACATCGCCGAGGCGGTGGAGATCGACGGCCAGCGCTACGCCTTCGTCCTGCGCGACGGCCTCACCTTCTCGGACGGCTCCCCGATCACGTCGGCGGACGTCGTCTACTCGTTCGACGTCATCCGCAAGCACGGTCACCCTGCCTACGCCCAGCCGCTGACCGACAACATCGCCTCGCTCGAGGCGCCGGACCCGCTGACCGCCGTCGTCACCTTCAAGGACGGCGCCTCCAACCGGATGCCGCCGCTGATCGCGACCTACCCCGTGCTTTGCAAGGCCTACTACGAGGCGAACGACTTCACCGCCGCCAAGCTCGACGTCCCCGTTACCTCCGGCGCCTACACCGTGGGCGAGTACGGGCCCGGGCGCTACTTGAACTTCGAGCGACGGAAGGACTACTGGGGCGATGCGCTCGCCACCGGCATCGGCCACAACAATTTCAACCGTATCCGCATCGACCTCTACCGCGAGCGGACGCTGGCGTTCGAGGCGTTCAAGACCGGCAAGGAGAACTTCCGCGAGGAGTTCACCTCCAAGGTCTGGGCGACGGAGTACACCTTCCCGGCGATCACCCGCGGCGATGTCATCCGCCGCGATTTTCCGGACAACCGGCCCGCAGGCGCCCAGGGCTGGTTCATCAACACCCGCCGCGAGAAGTTCGCCGACAAGCGCGTGCGCGAGGCGCTGGGCTGGGCGTTCGACTTCGAGTGGGAGAACCAGCACCTCTTCTACGGCGCCTACACCCGTACCCAGTCCTACTTCATGAACTCCGACCTGATGGCGGAGGGGGAGCCGTCGGCCGCCGAGCTGGCCCTGCTGGAGCCCTTCCGCGACCAGGTCGACCCCGCCGTGTTCGGGCCGGCCTGGACCGCGCCGGTGTCGGACGGCTCGGGCCGCGACCGCAACAACCTGCGCCGCGCCTCGGACCTTCTCGCCGAGGCCGGGTGGGAGCGGCGCAACGGCCAGCTCGTCAACGCCAAGGGCGAGCCGCTGGTCGTCGAGTACCTCTACCCGTCCGAGCCCACGTCGGAACGGATATGGCTGCCGTTCGCCAACACGCTGCGCACCATCGGGGTCGAGCCGCGGGCCGTGCCTGTCGACGCCACGCAGTACCAGCTCCGCATCGTCAACTTCGACTTCGACCTGATGACCCAGCGGTTCGCGTTCGGCCCGACGCCGAACGATTCCATCCGCCAGTTCTTCGCCTCGAGCGCGGCCAATGTGTCCGGGTCGTACAATCTCCCGGGCATCGCCGACCCGGTGGTGGACGCCATGCTCGACGCCATGATGACGGCCGGGACGCGCGAGGGGATGGTGGCCGCGGCGCGGGTGATGGACCGCGTGCTGCGGGTCGGTCACTACTGGATCCCGCAATGGTACAAAGCGGTTCACTCCGTGGCCTACTGGGACGAGTTCGGCATCCCCGAGAAGAAACCCCACTACGAATTCCCGGTAGAAACCACCTGGTGGTCGAGGAACGCATGA
- a CDS encoding extracellular solute-binding protein, producing the protein MRATLWALLISLAVAPSALAQSASSDATAAPDAASTSGSTGAASAAEPAWRHAGALTGDPRYPADFKHFDYVNPEAPKGGRVRLADPGGYDTFNPILQRGNPAPGISLIYDPLMTPSMDEQNISASYGLIADRMRYPDDFAWVEYHIDTNAKWHDGTPITAEDVAWTLTAEKEADPNRAFYYKDVVKAEVVDDGVVRFTFARPGNRELPYIVGQLQPLPKAWWTGTAADGSQRSITQGTLEPPLGSGPYKIARFEPGRFIEYDRVDDYWAKDLPSQVGTNNFDTIRYDVYRDQTILVEAFKGGRFDWRTENSAKNWATAYESDALKRGDIIKEEFPIRSQGVMQAFVMNLRLPKFQDERIRRALNLMYDFESQKRTIFYDQYERISSYFMGTELASTGLPEGKELEILEEVKDLVPASVFTEPYTNPVGGTPEKVRANALEAVKLFREAGYEIRDGRMVNVETGQPFVIDFVDNSPASERYVLPYANSLKRIGINLNFRVVDSTQYVEKVRTRDFEMSTLAWGQSSSPGNEQAYFWGSEAADQPQSQNYAGIKDPGIDALIEKVILAKDREELVAATHALDRVLLAHNYVVPLFYSPNQRTARWNIFGRPDDIPPYGSGFPTIWWYDSEKAATVEGRS; encoded by the coding sequence ATGCGTGCCACGCTATGGGCGCTCTTGATTTCGCTTGCCGTGGCACCGAGCGCGCTGGCCCAATCGGCCTCGTCGGACGCCACCGCCGCGCCCGACGCCGCGAGCACCTCCGGTTCGACCGGCGCCGCGAGCGCCGCCGAGCCGGCGTGGCGCCACGCCGGCGCGCTGACCGGCGATCCGCGCTATCCGGCCGACTTCAAGCATTTCGACTACGTGAACCCGGAGGCCCCCAAGGGTGGGCGCGTGCGCCTCGCGGACCCTGGCGGGTACGACACGTTCAACCCCATCCTGCAGCGCGGCAACCCCGCCCCCGGAATCTCGCTGATCTACGATCCGCTGATGACGCCCTCGATGGACGAGCAGAACATCTCCGCCTCCTACGGGCTCATCGCCGACAGGATGCGCTATCCGGACGACTTCGCGTGGGTCGAGTACCACATCGACACGAACGCCAAGTGGCATGACGGCACGCCCATCACCGCCGAGGACGTCGCCTGGACGCTGACGGCCGAGAAGGAGGCCGACCCCAACCGCGCCTTCTACTACAAGGACGTGGTGAAGGCCGAGGTGGTGGACGACGGCGTCGTGCGCTTCACCTTCGCCCGCCCGGGCAACCGCGAGCTGCCGTACATCGTCGGCCAGCTCCAGCCGCTCCCGAAGGCGTGGTGGACCGGGACGGCCGCCGACGGCTCGCAGCGCTCCATCACCCAGGGCACGCTCGAGCCGCCGCTCGGCTCCGGCCCCTACAAGATCGCCCGCTTCGAGCCGGGCCGGTTCATCGAATACGACCGCGTCGACGACTACTGGGCGAAGGACCTCCCCTCCCAGGTCGGCACCAACAACTTCGACACGATCCGCTACGACGTCTACCGCGACCAGACGATCCTGGTGGAGGCCTTCAAGGGCGGCCGGTTCGACTGGCGGACGGAGAACAGCGCCAAGAACTGGGCCACCGCGTACGAGAGCGACGCCCTGAAGCGCGGCGACATCATCAAGGAAGAGTTCCCGATCCGCTCGCAGGGTGTGATGCAGGCCTTCGTGATGAACCTGCGCCTGCCGAAGTTCCAGGACGAGCGCATCCGCCGCGCGCTCAACCTGATGTACGACTTCGAATCGCAGAAGCGGACCATCTTCTACGACCAGTACGAGCGCATCTCGTCCTACTTCATGGGGACCGAGCTCGCCTCGACGGGCCTGCCGGAGGGCAAGGAGCTCGAGATCCTCGAAGAGGTGAAGGACCTCGTCCCGGCGAGTGTGTTCACGGAGCCGTACACCAACCCCGTCGGCGGCACGCCCGAGAAGGTGCGGGCGAACGCGCTGGAGGCGGTGAAGCTGTTCCGCGAGGCCGGCTACGAGATCCGCGACGGCAGGATGGTCAATGTGGAGACCGGCCAGCCGTTCGTCATCGACTTCGTGGACAACTCGCCCGCGTCCGAGCGCTACGTGCTGCCCTACGCCAACAGCCTGAAGCGCATCGGCATCAACCTCAACTTCCGCGTCGTCGACTCGACGCAGTACGTCGAGAAGGTCCGCACCCGCGATTTCGAGATGTCGACCCTCGCGTGGGGCCAGTCGAGCTCGCCGGGTAACGAGCAGGCGTACTTCTGGGGTTCCGAGGCCGCCGACCAGCCCCAGTCGCAGAACTACGCCGGCATCAAGGACCCGGGCATCGACGCCCTGATCGAGAAGGTGATCCTCGCGAAGGACCGCGAGGAGCTGGTGGCCGCGACGCATGCGCTGGACCGCGTGCTCCTCGCCCACAACTACGTCGTCCCGCTGTTCTATTCCCCGAACCAGCGGACCGCCCGGTGGAACATCTTCGGCCGGCCGGACGACATCCCGCCCTACGGCTCGGGCTTCCCGACCATCTGGTGGTACGACTCCGAGAAGGCCGCGACCGTGGAGGGCCGCTCATGA
- a CDS encoding MAPEG family protein, whose protein sequence is MGLEFTTALWCVLVAAILPLLTVYPAKFDRKLDNRDPRARHAGQTGFRRRAYAAHLNAYEAFPLFAAAVIVAGLTGADRATVDALAVAYVVLRLLFTAAYYANLSLVRSGLFAVSTAVSVAIFTSALWS, encoded by the coding sequence TTGGGACTGGAATTCACGACGGCACTCTGGTGCGTCCTCGTGGCGGCGATCCTGCCGCTCCTCACCGTCTACCCTGCCAAGTTCGACCGCAAGCTCGACAACCGCGACCCACGCGCGCGGCACGCCGGGCAAACCGGCTTCCGCAGACGGGCCTACGCGGCGCACCTCAACGCCTACGAGGCCTTTCCCCTCTTCGCCGCGGCGGTGATCGTGGCCGGTCTGACCGGGGCGGACAGGGCGACCGTGGATGCGCTGGCCGTCGCCTACGTGGTGCTGCGCCTCCTCTTCACAGCTGCGTACTACGCCAATTTGTCGCTCGTGCGGTCGGGGCTCTTCGCGGTGTCCACCGCGGTGAGTGTGGCGATTTTCACGTCGGCTTTATGGAGTTGA
- a CDS encoding protein-disulfide reductase DsbD family protein: MLRSICLAAVTATLSLAAALGSPALADEAARVDAGHLHARFLLRNTVTAPGDTVDIAIRHQLDEGWHTYWTNPGDSGGPPVVDWDLGGGTAGPLRFPTPERIPYPPLMNYGYSGDFTLLTSLTVPADWPVGAPWPVSARVDWLVCEKICIPESANVTFKVPTGLDSEPNSAAAFAFVEAGWDLPVESDAAATFERAGDKVLLTVPGASAEDAYFFPEDRELLDHVAAQPAEATDGGVRLTLTPAGHPLGSTFSGILSTAKGATRITATGEADPVPPPAAASTAPPPNGGTGDGGDTTVATAPAQTAAAPAPAPLAAAVPGPTATAGLGLWQALGLAFLGGVILNLMPCVFPVLAVKALGLVAHADAPLRHRAVVGGAYMAGVIVSLAAVAAIMLGLRAGGAAIGWGFQLQSPAFVAAMTLVLFVFGLNLSGVFELGTTLTRFGARGGSGPAAAFSTGLLATVVATPCTAPFMAPAMGAALVASPLFAIAVFAALGVGLALPFVLLAVAPGAARILPRPGMWMVRFKQALAFPLYLTAAWLFWVLAQLVSVESLLPAMAALVLVAMAAWLFGLSQRGSGRSHRVASGLAAASLALALVALWPALSPMPSAMALGSSLKEPLGQGAVLPRHEEPFSPERLAALRAEGKPVFVNVTAAWCITCKVNEKVVLSGAAFRGELARNDVTYLKADWTRRDPEVTRFIEEFGRAGVPLYVHFPADGEPQVLPQILTLSTLRTAFES; the protein is encoded by the coding sequence ATGCTGCGCTCGATCTGTCTCGCTGCCGTTACGGCGACCCTGTCCCTCGCCGCGGCGCTCGGCTCGCCCGCGCTGGCGGACGAGGCGGCGCGGGTCGACGCGGGGCATCTGCATGCGCGCTTCCTGCTGCGCAACACGGTCACCGCGCCGGGCGACACCGTCGACATCGCGATTCGCCACCAGCTCGACGAAGGCTGGCACACCTACTGGACCAATCCCGGCGATTCGGGCGGCCCTCCGGTGGTGGACTGGGACCTCGGCGGCGGCACGGCGGGACCGCTGCGCTTCCCCACGCCGGAGCGGATCCCCTACCCGCCGCTGATGAACTACGGCTACTCGGGCGATTTCACGCTCCTCACCAGCCTCACCGTGCCGGCGGACTGGCCGGTCGGCGCGCCCTGGCCGGTCTCGGCGCGGGTCGACTGGCTGGTGTGCGAGAAGATCTGCATCCCCGAGAGCGCCAACGTCACCTTCAAGGTACCGACCGGGCTCGACAGCGAGCCCAACTCGGCCGCCGCCTTCGCCTTCGTGGAGGCCGGGTGGGACCTCCCGGTGGAGAGCGACGCGGCCGCAACGTTCGAGCGCGCCGGCGACAAGGTCCTGCTGACCGTCCCCGGCGCATCCGCCGAGGACGCCTACTTCTTCCCCGAGGACCGCGAGCTCCTCGACCACGTCGCCGCCCAGCCCGCCGAGGCGACCGACGGTGGCGTCCGCCTGACGCTCACCCCCGCCGGCCACCCGCTCGGGAGCACGTTCTCGGGCATTCTCAGCACCGCCAAGGGCGCCACTCGGATCACCGCCACCGGCGAGGCGGACCCCGTCCCGCCGCCCGCCGCCGCATCCACCGCCCCGCCGCCGAACGGCGGAACCGGCGACGGCGGCGACACGACCGTCGCCACGGCACCGGCGCAGACGGCGGCGGCCCCCGCCCCCGCGCCGCTGGCCGCCGCGGTTCCCGGACCGACCGCGACCGCGGGCCTAGGGCTGTGGCAGGCGCTCGGCCTCGCCTTCCTGGGCGGGGTGATCCTCAACCTCATGCCGTGCGTGTTCCCGGTCCTGGCGGTGAAGGCGCTCGGCCTCGTGGCGCACGCCGACGCACCGCTGCGCCACCGCGCGGTCGTCGGCGGCGCCTACATGGCCGGCGTCATCGTCAGCCTCGCCGCGGTCGCCGCGATCATGCTGGGTCTGCGCGCAGGGGGGGCCGCGATCGGCTGGGGCTTCCAGCTCCAGAGCCCGGCCTTCGTCGCGGCCATGACGCTGGTCCTCTTCGTGTTCGGCCTCAACCTCTCCGGCGTGTTCGAGCTGGGCACGACCTTAACCCGCTTCGGTGCGCGCGGCGGCAGCGGACCGGCGGCGGCCTTCTCCACCGGCCTCCTCGCCACCGTCGTCGCGACCCCCTGCACCGCGCCGTTCATGGCGCCGGCGATGGGCGCCGCGCTCGTCGCCTCGCCGCTCTTCGCGATCGCGGTGTTCGCGGCGCTCGGCGTCGGGCTGGCGCTGCCCTTCGTCCTCCTCGCCGTGGCGCCGGGCGCGGCGCGCATCCTGCCCAGGCCGGGCATGTGGATGGTGCGCTTCAAGCAGGCCCTCGCCTTCCCGCTCTACCTGACGGCCGCGTGGCTCTTCTGGGTACTGGCGCAGCTCGTCAGCGTCGAGTCGCTGCTGCCGGCGATGGCGGCCCTCGTCCTCGTCGCGATGGCGGCGTGGCTCTTCGGCCTGTCGCAGCGCGGCTCCGGCCGCTCGCACCGCGTCGCCTCGGGCCTCGCCGCCGCAAGCCTCGCCCTCGCCCTCGTCGCGCTGTGGCCGGCGCTGAGCCCGATGCCGAGCGCCATGGCTCTCGGCTCCTCCCTCAAGGAGCCGCTCGGCCAGGGCGCCGTCCTGCCCCGGCACGAGGAGCCCTTCAGCCCGGAACGGCTCGCCGCGCTGCGCGCCGAGGGCAAGCCCGTCTTCGTCAACGTCACGGCCGCGTGGTGCATCACCTGCAAGGTGAACGAGAAGGTCGTCCTCTCGGGCGCGGCCTTCCGCGGCGAGCTCGCCCGCAACGACGTCACCTATCTCAAGGCGGACTGGACGCGGCGCGACCCTGAGGTCACCCGCTTCATCGAGGAGTTCGGCCGCGCCGGCGTGCCGCTCTACGTGCACTTCCCGGCTGACGGCGAGCCGCAGGTCCTGCCGCAGATCCTCACCCTGTCGACGCTCCGCACCGCCTTCGAAAGCTGA
- a CDS encoding ABC transporter substrate-binding protein: protein MRHALAAVLAAGLIATPAAAQNPEPLDVADWSAVEAAAEGQSVDWYAWGGETHINDYIAWVGDEVAARYGVTLNQVKLADTAEAVARVLAEKTAGETADGAVDLVWINGENFAAMQQNGLLRDDGWAEKLPNRALVDMDRYGAAIASDFGLAVKGQESPWGRAQLVMIYDAARTAEPPRSLDELVAFIEAHPGRFTYPQPPNFTGTTFLKQLLLDVVPDRSVLYAPAGEDADRLVRDTLIPVLQRIHPGLWRSGEAFPTGVAELRRLYADGEILLALTGNPSDAVAGVNDGLLPPESRVVAFSGGTVGNVHFVAIPANAGDQAGALVVANFLLSPEAQARKADPAYWGDPSVLAIDRLPPDQRALFNDEIAVDAPTIAEPHVTWTAVIERVWDETFLK from the coding sequence ATGCGACACGCCCTCGCCGCCGTGCTCGCGGCCGGCCTCATCGCAACGCCCGCCGCCGCCCAGAACCCGGAGCCGCTCGACGTCGCCGACTGGAGCGCCGTCGAGGCCGCCGCCGAAGGCCAGAGCGTCGACTGGTATGCCTGGGGCGGCGAGACGCACATCAACGACTACATCGCCTGGGTCGGTGACGAGGTGGCCGCGCGCTACGGCGTCACGCTGAACCAGGTGAAGCTCGCGGACACGGCCGAGGCGGTCGCCCGGGTGCTGGCCGAGAAGACCGCCGGCGAGACCGCAGACGGCGCCGTCGACCTCGTCTGGATCAACGGCGAGAACTTCGCCGCGATGCAGCAGAACGGCCTCCTGCGGGACGACGGCTGGGCCGAGAAGCTCCCCAACCGCGCCCTCGTCGACATGGACCGCTACGGCGCGGCCATCGCCAGCGACTTCGGCCTCGCCGTGAAGGGCCAGGAGAGCCCGTGGGGCCGCGCGCAGCTCGTCATGATCTACGACGCCGCCCGCACCGCGGAGCCGCCCCGCTCGCTGGACGAGCTCGTCGCGTTCATCGAAGCCCACCCGGGCCGCTTCACCTATCCGCAGCCGCCGAACTTCACCGGCACGACATTCCTGAAGCAGCTCCTCCTCGACGTCGTGCCCGACCGCAGCGTCCTCTACGCCCCCGCAGGCGAGGACGCGGACAGGCTGGTGCGCGACACGCTGATCCCGGTCCTGCAGCGCATCCACCCCGGTCTGTGGCGCTCGGGCGAGGCATTCCCGACCGGGGTCGCCGAGCTGCGCCGCCTCTATGCCGACGGCGAGATCCTGCTCGCGCTGACCGGCAATCCGTCGGACGCCGTCGCGGGCGTCAACGACGGGCTGCTCCCGCCCGAGAGCCGGGTCGTGGCGTTCTCCGGCGGGACCGTCGGCAACGTGCACTTCGTCGCCATCCCGGCGAATGCCGGCGACCAGGCCGGCGCGCTGGTGGTCGCCAACTTCCTGCTGTCGCCGGAGGCGCAGGCGCGCAAGGCCGACCCCGCCTACTGGGGCGACCCGAGCGTGCTCGCCATCGACCGCCTCCCGCCCGACCAGCGGGCCCTCTTCAACGACGAGATCGCGGTCGACGCCCCGACAATCGCCGAACCGCATGTGACGTGGACCGCCGTCATCGAGCGCGTCTGGGACGAGACCTTCCTGAAATGA